The following proteins come from a genomic window of Aspergillus oryzae RIB40 DNA, chromosome 4:
- a CDS encoding uncharacterized protein (predicted protein), with protein MKPMYNVSKPCIQEREAEEKSPEPKTKKRGRQSIKDEAEETPETKKPKRGARGKRASEGDKTTKEEADDETATPAKPKAIRRGRASKNDTEDKKSPEAPAKAAKPTTRRQRKSIAKDEEAEPVVEEPAEEKPAEEKPKRGRRKKTA; from the coding sequence ATGAAACCCATGTACAATGTTTCTAAACCATGTATacaggagagagaggctgAAGAAAAGTCTCCTGAGccaaagaccaagaagcGTGGCCGTCAGTCAATCAAGGACGAGGCTGAAGAGACACCGGAAaccaagaagcccaagagagGCGCACGTGGAAAGCGAGCCTCTGAAGGCGACAAGACGACgaaggaagaagcagacgaCGAGACGGCAACTCCAGCAAAACCTAAGGCAATCAGGAGGGGCCGTGCCTCGAAGAATGACACCGAGGACAAGAAGTCCCCCGAAGCCCCTGCCAAAGCTGCTAAGCCGACTACGAGGCGCCAGCGGAAGTCTATTGCgaaagacgaggaagcggAGCCTGTTGTAGAAGAGCCTGCTGAGGAAAAGCCTGCTGAGGAGAAGCCGAAGCGAGGCCGGCGGAAGAAGACTGCTTAA
- a CDS encoding uncharacterized protein (predicted protein) produces the protein MQQFKQWRRPSQTKPHDPVLTSEDEAFLRNIVSEPTNAAPSSSAGAVDDSRSPVSPIATDAPDTLVSPVSPLEEFRELGEEARKAREKEEQKLGPDPQRQSSKDGSSSQAEEKKKKTWSSWLRRKTTVKKTEVSGDAQTNPPANSKDENDARQETEDMTEILEKLNLAADNNRVFSVSDEMQELLRKFKLIFKDLINGVPTAYHDLEMLLTNGNTQLQGAYSKLPGPIQKLIEKLPERWTETLAPEMIAVASERAAKSGVNIDNIGKAAAAANKMGIKVPSLKELVGKPAAIVGMLRSIMAFLRARFPAVLGMNVLWSLALSILLFVLWYCHKRGREVRLENERLVTEEEIEKLNEQSSSDEKIRTTETLTTTAPQGASAAEIREGVKDAQQSRERAIAAAQSTQLKNDTNDNNPKPTRSKSILSIWGRSGQKPEPATKIQPYPGT, from the exons ATGCAGCAATTCAAACAATGGCGACGTCCGTCGCAAACGAAACCGCACGATCCAGTGCTGACCTCCGAGGACGAAGCCTTTTTACGCAATATCGTATCCGAACCTACCAACGCAGCACCCAGTTCTTCTGCCGGCGCAGTTGATGATAGTCGATCGCCTGTCAGTCCCATTGCAACTGATGCGCCGGACACCCTCGTCTCACCAGTGTCGCCCTTGGAAGAGTTCAGAGAGCTAGGTGAAGAAGCAAGGAAGGCtagagagaaggaggaacagaAACTCGGTCCTGATCCCCAAAGACAGAGCTCCAAGGATGGAAGTTCTTCACAggcagaggagaagaagaagaaaacttGGAGCAGTTGGTTACGGAGGAAGACAActgtgaagaag ACCGAAGTGTCGGGCGACGCGCAAACTAATCCGCCCGCCAATTCCAAGGACGAAAATGACGCGAGGCAGGAGACAGAGGACATGACGGAGATACTGGAAAAGCTGAACCTCGCAGCGGACAATAACCGTGTTTTCTCGGTCAGTGATGAGATGCAGGAACTTCTGCGCAAGTTCAAGTTGATCTTCAAGGACTTGATCAACGGGGTCCCGACTGCTTATCATGATCTTGAGATGCTCCTTACCAACGGCAACACGCAGTTGCAAGGTGCATATTCTAAGCTCCCGGGGCCGATACAGAAACTCATCGAAAAGCTTCCAGAGCGATGGACGGAAACTTTGGCGCCTGAGATGATCGCTGTAGCAAGTGAAAGGGCTGCAAAGAGCGGCGTTAATATAGATAACATTGGCAAGGCAGCCGCCGCTGCCAATAAGATGGGCATTAAGGTTCCCAGTCTGAAAGAGCTGGTTGGGAAACCGGCGGCTATTGTCGGCATGCTACGATCGATCATGGCGTTCTTGCGAGCTCGATTCCCTGCCGTGCTGGGCATGAATGTGCTTTGGTCATTGGCTCTATCTA TCCTTTTATTCGTTCTTTGGTACTGCCATAAACGTGGTCGCGAAGTCCGCCTCGAGAACGAACGTCTCgtcaccgaggaggagatagAAAAGCTGAACGAGCAGTCTTCATCTGACGAGAAAATTCGAACAACCGAGACTCTCACTACAACCGCCCCGCAAGGTGCTTCGGCAGCTGAAATCCGGGAGGGGGTGAAAGATGCCCAACAATCTCGTGAGAGAGCTATTGCTGCGGCTCAAAGTACACAACTGAAAAACGATACAAATGACAATAACCCCAAGCCGACGCGATCGAAGTCAATTTTATCCATTTGGGGCAGATCAGGCCAAAAGCCAGAACCAGCTACAAAGATCCAGCCATACCCGGGAACGTGA
- a CDS encoding PARP-type zinc finger-containing protein (predicted protein) has product MPSYRLEQASTGRAGCQNKECKDEKVKIAKGELRLGTWVDTERIQAFFWRHWGCVTPRIIASLNENLGDGDEKDYEQLDGFEDLTPENQEKVKKALEQGHVDDDEWKGVCNSLFLMTLPSRLLFSGLNAVFSITGADAYRMLK; this is encoded by the exons ATGCCATCTTATCGCTTGG AGCAAGCCTCCACCGGCAGAGCCGGCTGTCAAAACAAAGAATGCAAAGACGAGAAGGTCAAAATCGCCAAAGGCGAGCTCCGTCTTGGCACCTGGGTTGACACCGAGCGCATCCAGGCATTTTTCTGGAGACATTG GGGCTGTGTAACACCCAGAATCATTGCTAGTCTCAATGAAAATCTTGGGGATGGTGACGAGAAGGATTACGAACAGCTAGATGGCTTCGAAGATCTTACTCCCGAAAAtcaggagaaggtcaagaaggcGCTGGAGCAGGGCCAtgtcgatgacgatgaatggAAGGGGGTATGCAATTCCCTTTTCCTTATGACTCTTCCCTCCCGATTGTTATTTTCGGGACTCAATGCTGTGTTCTCGATTACAGGTGCTGACGCATATAGGATGTTGAAATGA
- a CDS encoding uncharacterized protein (predicted protein) has translation MPPTAHPPRRPSKDAGRDNRRLNSSPMSRIGQHSPRISNKAISLGSLTADRKRRASSSVSSVSSVSSVDLSDDVNESDADDEEDPPAVRGPSYGRRDKAHKAGMKSTKRTKKMRLSEDDGYDGQKSSGDNDSEDSSDDVYAAVDYISDGDDDEDHDVEKLEELLIVESEDENDFNGILTASTVSVANSHDWAGPNVFDDHMLLSAASFFDEEQLYTAMEAFGETDLASETAVETPVPRRVHFEEDSDSSSDSDSHTEDEIPSDFLQQDSLDPQLRRMIENDNETYSNRRRQSDELFAESDYGHSNIYHVESDAVSEESESSGYETDDGETTDEDLPPPATITHPRSILRRDSSASLQATTAEETNDSTSRRRGPIMGTFVADPHKPVALVDCTGKHLVIIPAYASSRHDWLESATNSICGTANNSPRATTMHLVDESDTDALASPNHVDLSPMLASSANLMMTALGNEVTTGGQVMGPPEAFYPSRDFAIDSSFEDDEEDDPEAALNVDDFIDFGNGSSDDDMDKEFDDDALASPMGAPTIPAAAGTPTPTRGGDSQTNSAERFLNHLDRGIVTAFRRNHNRYQALLRLPQHREFMPANSPSRPASVFRHAKHADQRTPTRKRKANGYNGGEAVRRKLMDAHRRSQLPF, from the exons ATGCCGCCAACCGCTCACCCCCCCAGGCGGCCTTCGAAGGATGCCGGCAGGGACAACCGCCGTCTCAACTCGAGTCCCATGTCCCGTATCGGGCAACACTCTCCAAGAATATCAAACAAGGCAATTTCCCTTGGGTCATTGACGGCCGACAGGAAACGGAGGGCTTCCTCGTCCGTCTCCAGCGTGTCGTCGGTCTCGTCTGTAGATCTCAGTGACGATGTAAACGAGTCAGATgctgatgacgaagaggacCCACCTGCTGTCCGTGGCCCGTCTTATGGCCGTCGTGACAAGGCTCATAAGGCGGGAATGAAATCtacaaaaagaacaaagaagatgaggctCTCGGAAGATGACGGCTACGATGGCCAAAAGAGCAGTGGCGATAACGACTCGGAAGATAGCTCCGATGATGTTTACGCAGCAGTTGACTACATCAgcgatggagatgacgatgaagatcatgatgtAGAGAAGTTGGAAGAACTATTGATCGTGGAGtcagaggatgagaatgattTCAATGGCATCTTGACAGCCTCTACCGTCAGCGTGGCCAATTCCCACGATTGGGCGGGCCCCAATGTGTTTGATGACCACATGCTGCTTTCAGCTGCCTCATTTTTCGACGAAGAGCAGCTCTACACCGCCATGGAAGCCTTCGGGGAAACCGACTTGGCCAGTGAAACGGCCGTAGAAACACCGGTTCCCCGCCGGGTGCACTTTGAGGAAGACTCGGATTCATCGTCTGATAGCGATTCCCATACTGAGGATGAAATCCCGAGCGACTTCCTCCAGCAGGACAGCCTTGATCCTCAGCTACGTCGCATGATTGAGAATGACAACGAGACCTACAGCAACCGACGACGGCAGTCCGACGAATTGTTCGCGGAGTCCGACTATGGTCATTCAAACATTTATCACGTCGAGTCGGATGCTGTCTCTGAGGAATCGGAGTCCAGCGGATACGAGA ccgatgatggcgagacTAcagatgaagaccttcccCCACCAGCAACGATTACCCATCCTCGCTCTATCCTGCGCCGTGACTCCTCGGCTTCTCTCCAAGCTACCACTGCTGAAGAGACGAATGATTCTACTTCCCGTCGGCGAGGGCCCATAATGGGAACCTTCGTTGCCGACCCCCACAAGCCTGTTGCACTCGTGGACTGCACGGGCAAGCATCTAGTGATCATTCCTGCATATGCCTCCTCTCGTCATGATTGGCTCGAGTCTGCCACAAATAGCATCTGTGGCACGGCTAATAATAGCCCGCGCGCAACTACAATGCACCTCGTTGATGAGAGTGACACAGATGCGCTCGCATCGCCGAATCACGTTGACCTCAGCCCGATGTTGGCCTCTAGCGCTAACCTCATGATGACGGCCCTTGGGAATGAGGTTACCACCGGTGGTCAAGTCATGGGTCCGCCCGAAGCCTTCTATCCGTCTCGTGACTTTGCCATTGATAGTTCatttgaggatgatgaagaggatgatccAGAGGCTGCTTTGAATGTCGATGATTTTATTGACTTTGGTAACGGCTCatccgatgatgatatgGACAAGGAATTCGACGATGATGCACTGGCCTCGCCGATGGGGGCGCCCACCATCCCAGCTGCTGCCGGCACACCAACCCCTACTCGCGGAGGGGATTCACAAACAAACAGTGCGGAGCGTTTCTTGAACCACCTGGACCGTGGTATTGTGACGGCTTTCCGTCGTAATCACAATCGGTACCAGGCACTGCTACGCCTCCCGCAACACCGGGAGTTTATGCCGGCCAACTCACCATCTCGGCCAGCCAGTGTCTTCAGACATGCGAAACATGCGGATCAACGCACGCCTACGCGGAAACGCAAAGCGAACGGTTACAATGGCGGCGAGGCGGTCCGACGGAAGCTGATGGATGCCCACCGTCGTAGCCAACTTCCCTTCTAG
- a CDS encoding Sds3 domain-containing protein (predicted protein), with protein sequence MAYSPAPASPVPGGPGPSLVNNLHSRGRSASPPTSVPLSKRDKRRSALQERLQDLTASFSQNRDTQFRQQLHALQCDMTLINNADPYSPGPLPDSSEEIAHLIETTVGGGKFAKEMSSLAGMWYSRFVQEVNQAKTEKDADLAMLVHRHNSNLERFQKEYAFRVHFAEEEYKHLSATLRERLVQTITGKRTRLMREKEQLDIADTNALLLHPNQFSITNPASPGGIHGNRKTRHTRHRVDLVDELGNGILADFNKRKRKAPEEDVGSPVREGGYTNPAERAKAQVVQQQHAPSYSIQSLFTEKELSAHANQAHVATVHFFSTSKRADQPSGAATNGNNTDAEDASGADGTEDNGTPATDMARTASQNFHATRSTRGHGNHALNALAELSDKPAVRPNLPYNILANYHARPSNNGAPPLPPLMNEEVDDDWARMDRLHTKPAGYVDKGLLQLLVEPVPAEIDGIPQNPHRFSMLHPDFPPDMGIHLHPIESGKTRPEYSSDRAKKSRTG encoded by the exons ATGGCTTACTCCCCTGCACCGGCATCGCCTGTGCCTGGTGGCCCTGGTCCAAGTTTGGTCAATAACTTACACTCCAGGGGTCGATCGGCAAGCCCACCGACCAGTGTACCTCTTTCTAAGCGAGACAAGCGGCGCAGCGCGCTGCAAGAGCGCCTACAAGACCTTACGGCCTCCTTCAGCCAAAACCGAGATACCCAGTTTCGCCAGCAGCTCCATGCCTTGCAATGTGATATGAccctcatcaacaatgccgaTCCATACTCGCCTGGTCCTCTGCCGGACTCGTCGGAAGAGATCGCGCATTTAATAGAGACTACTGTCGGTGGGGGAAAATTTGCAAAGGAGATGTCGAGTCTGGCTGGCATGTGGTATTCGCGCTTTGTGCAGGAAGTTAATCAGGCTAAAACCGAAAAGGATGCAGATTTGGCTATGCTGGTG CACCGCCATAATAGTAACCTAGAACGGTTTCAAAAGGAATACGCTTTTCGCGTCCAttttgccgaagaagaatacaagcATCTGTCTGCTACCCTTCGAGAGCGCCTTGTACAGACAATAACGGGCAAGAGGACTCGCCTGATGCGCGAGAAGGAGCAGCTGGATATTGCAGATACTAATgctttgcttctgcatcCCAATCAGTTCAGCATCACCAATCCCGCTAGTCCTGGCGGAATCCACGGGAACCGCAAAACCCGACACACCCGCCACCGTGTCGATCTGGTGGACGAGCTGGGCAATGGTATTCTGGCGGACTTCAATAAGAGAAAGCGGAAGGCTCCTGAGGAGGACGTTGGATCTCCAGTACGGGAGGGCGGCTACACTAACCCGGCTGAACGTGCGAAGGCCCAGGTggtgcagcagcagcatgcCCCGTCCTATTCTATACAGTCACTTTTCacggagaaggagctgagCGCCCATGCTAATCAAGCGCACGTTGCGACGGTTCACTTCTTTTCTACCTCTAAGCGTGCCGATCAGCCCTCTGGCGCTGCAACGAACGGTAACAACACCGATGCGGAAGACGCGTCTGGGGCGGATGGCACGGAAGACAATGGCACTCCTGCAACCGACATGGCGCGGACCGCTAGCCAGAACTTCCATGCTACCCGCTCTACCCGCGGACATGGCAACCATGCCCTGAATGCCCTCGCCGAGCTATCGGATAAACCGGCCGTCCGTCCCAATCTTCCTTACAATATACTCGCCAATTACCATGCGCGACCCAGTAATAACGGCGCACCTCCACTGCCCCCGTTGATGAACGAAGAAGTGGATGATGACTGGGCCAGGATGGACCGTCTCCACACAAAGCCAGCAGGCTATGTGGATAAGGGCTTGCTCCAGCTACTCGTAGAACCGGTTCCGGCCGAGATAGACGGGATCCCACAGAACCCACACCGATTCAGCATGTTGCATCCTGACTTCCCGCCCGACATGGGCATACATCTGCACCCGATCGAAAGTGGGAAGACAAGACCAGAGTACAGCAGCGACCGCGCAAAGAAGTCCAGAACCGGATAG
- a CDS encoding uncharacterized protein (ubiquitin-conjugating enzyme) — MDVRSALTNEATRTGGKKDVKFDIDDACYLKSNPTLVGHICADNDEPLDLGECLILSYTSVPQKDLEVFLENGVPPKGYVFVSFAEPSQGSSLIHESDLELINRTFDLGDTVKRYQDDTISGTVISTAATCSLEPIAYRALDPETGEYGSLKFSEKAIKREGSLATENDATNPPLLHEIPVGELKKYEEFSEGDYIVYRQKLGIIHGIDRDAILLLPNQSVVSPLDPSALEIPFSFETESLVALPSNMSATRSYPLANGGTIWSTESTFLFPGQFSFTARNNLSRGDLSSSAASISQPDGYVLATPAMDIQVDWLCPNVFAAGTSHNGTNIDVIRASTLLGNAVVCDFGQAPQGNPNTKPVHSDTWLNIGDRVRFRDSISAAARYPSYQHLPADQTFGYDINILRVTSMKTEATVQWQDGTTTTEAATSLHKFFGVEDEVWPGNVVVLKDGIETIRESCKNHTGPFGHRMKETLHARRVGVVQNVDSRERIALVRWYKDPNIKMTHRGNMLVPGSFLGELSDAVTEVSIYELYAYSSMQRALNDLVLLAPGMVHRTSMPAINSEPTRAAGPCRLSSLSPITFSATISYLESMKLSIVNSEWFKRTTEIDTSPVPSRYSLHHEEFNVKLRTNFIGKIISIDTEGTITVRTVGADNVHDIHVPWERIMMVIDDDNAIPPVSLPPFELLSLADIGRFVQPDDLPSTQTIEYEGGERLDNDSGDDDWTTEGESELDDEDFEDVENNSDDTDRLMAPALSIINPPEKLDHDEMEQSGTDEAGAEDSRVDNRLLMVSLALPPSCPPSFSLLESSPPSDHHFFSTVPIEAPGLRIKRIQKEFEILQSSLPTGIFARTWESRMDLLRVLIIGPQGTPYEHAPFVIDFHFPDEYPTRPPAAYFHSWTDRNGMINPNLGENGNICLSLLGTWPGKNPTESWSPTNSTVLQILVSIMGLVLVKMPFYTWHYFAGPQQEHNDTCIRPRLLRRAIDEALSMIEHHNRTPAGGKLSEEHAASAFVSRLSLGAVVMLRKHITTLEKIELAANSFERP; from the exons ATGGACGTAAGATCAGCACTTACTAACGAAGCAACTAGGACAGGGGGTAAGAAGGATGTGAAG TTTGACATCGACGATGCATGCTATTTAAAGTCCAACCCTACTTTGGTGGGACATATTTGC GCTGATAACGATGAACCCCTGGACTTGGGTGAATGCTTGATCCTTTCTTATACCTCCGTTCCTCAGAAGGACTTGGAGGTATTCCTGGAAAATGGAGTA CCTCCGAAGGGGTATGTTTTTGTCAGCTTCGCAGAGCCCTCCCAGGGAAGCTCCCTCATACATGAGAGCGATCTTGAGCTGATCAACCGCACTTTTGACCTTGGCGACACTGTCAAGCGGTACCAAGATGATACGATCAGCGGTACGGTCATTAGTACCGCTGCAACATGTAGCCTTGAGCCTATTGCTTATCGAGCACTCGACCCCGAGACTGGAGAGTATGGCTCTCTCAAGTTTAGCGAAAAGGCCATTAAGCGTGAAGGCAGTCTAGCAACTGAGAATGATGCCACAAATCCTCCGCTTCTGCATGAGATTCCGGTAGGAGAACTCAAGAAATACGAAGAATTTTCTGAAGGAGATTATATAGTCTACCGGCAGAAGCTAGGAATCATCCATGGCATTGATCGTGATGCCATACTGCTgcttccaaatcaaagtGTTGTATCGCCCCTCGATCCTAGTGCCCTGGAAATTCCTTTTTCATTCGAAACCGAAAGTCTCGTGGCATTGCCCAGCAACATGAGTGCTACACGATCTTACCCCTTGGCCAATGGTGGCACAATTTGGTCCACGGAATCAACTTTCTTGTTCCCTGGCCAATTTTCCTTTACGGCCAGGAACAATCTGAGCAGAGGCGACTTGTCCTCTAGTGCAGCCTCGATCTCACAGCCAGACGGCTATGTCCTAGCTACGCCGGCCATGGATATTCAAGTTGACTGGCTCTGTCCAAATGTTTTTGCCGCTGGCACATCCCATAATGGCACAAACATCGATGTGATAAGGGCATCTACTCTCCTTGGAAACGCAGTGGTATGCGATTTTGGGCAGGCTCCCCAGGGGAACCCAAATACAAAACCTGTTCATTCAGATACCTGGCTTAACATCGGGGATAGGGTGCGTTTCCGGGATTCGATATCTGCAGCTGCCAGGTATCCTTCGTATCAGCATCTGCCCGCTGACCAAACATTTGGCTACGATATAAACATCCTCCGTGTTACTTCCATGAAAACAGAGGCCACTGTTCAGTGGCAAGATGGGACTACCACCACCGAAGCAGCCACTTCTCTGCACAAATTCTTTGGCGTTGAGGATGAAGTCTGGCCTGGAAATGTAGTTGTCTTGAAAGATGGTATTGAGACTATCCGAGAATCCTGCAAGAACCATACGGGGCCCTTCGGGCACCGTATGAAGGAGACATTGCATGCTAGGAGAGTCGGGGTGGTTCAAAATGTGGATAGCCGGGAAAGGATAGCATTGGTCCGCTGGTATAAGGATCCAAATATCAAAATGACACATCGGGGAAACATGTTGGTTCCTGGATCCTTTCTAGGTGAACTTAGCGATGCCGTCACGGAAGTCTCCATCTATGAGCTTTACGCATATTCTAGCATGCAAAGGGCACTAAATGACCTAGTACTTCTGGCACCAGGGATGGTTCACCGGACATCAATGCCGGCAATTAACAGTGAGCCGACTAGGGCCGCTGGCCCTTGTCGGCTGAGCTCCCTCTCCCCTATCACTTTCTCTGCGACAATTTCATACCTTGAGTCCATGAAGTTATCTATTGTGAACTCTGAATGGTTCAAAAGGACTACCGAAATTGACACATCGCCTGTACCTTCCAGATACAGCTTACATCACGAAGAATTTAACGTCAAATTGCGGACGAACTTCATTGGCAAGATCATTTCAATAGATACTGAGGGCACCATCACCGTTCGAACTGTAGGCGCCGATAATGTTCATGATATTCACGTGCCATGGGAGAGAATCATGATGGTAATTGACGATGATAATGCAATCCCGCCTGTGTCACTCCCGCCATTCGAACTGCTTAGCCTCGCGGATATCGGTCGTTTCGTACAACCAGACGACCTCCCATCCACTCAGACAATTGAATATGAGGGCGGCGAGCGTCTTGATAACGATagtggggatgatgactgGACGACTGAAGGAGAATCCGAGCTTGACgatgaggactttgaggacGTGGAAAATAATAGCGATGATACCGATAGGCTCATGGCCCCCGCATTGTCAATTATCAATCCTCCCGAGAAGCTCGACCATGACGAGATGGAACAGTCTGGTACTGATGAGGCCGGGGCTGAAGACTCTCGGGTGGACAATAGATTACTTATGGTCTCATTGGCCTTGCCGCCGTCATGTCCTCCCAGTTTCTCTCTGTTAGAAAGCTCACCCCCTTCTGACCaccatttcttttctacggTTCCGATCGAAGCTCCTGGATTGCGTATCAAGCGTATACAAAAAGAATTCGAAATTCTCCAGTCCTCCTTACCAACTGGAATTTTCGCGCGGACATGGGAGTCTAGAATGGACCTATTGCGGGTTCTGATAATCGGACCCCAAGGAACACCATATGAGCATGCGCCGTTTGTGATTGACTTTCACTTCCCTGATGAGTATCCTACTCGTCCTCCAGCAGCCTATTTCCACTCGTGGACGGACAGGAATGGGATGATCAATCCGAACCtgggagaaaatggcaaTATCTGCTTAAGTCTCCTAGGAACATGGCCTGGGAAAAATCCCACGGAAAGTTGGTCTCCCACCAATTCGACGGTCTTGCAGATCTTGGTTTCAATCATGGGTCTCGTGTTGGTAAAAATGCCATTCTACA CTTGGCATTATTTCGCAGGCCCCCAGCAGGAGCACAACGATACTTGTATCCGCCCACGGCTACTGCGCCGGGCTATTGACGAAGCTCTTAGCATGATTGAACATCACAACCGCACACCAGCAGGTGGAAAGTTGAGTGAGGAGCATGCGGCATCGGCCTTTGTGTCTCGTCTCAGTCTGGGAGCAGTTGTGATGTTACGAAAGCATATTACTacactggagaagattgaatTAGCTGCCAATTCTTTCGAGAGGCCTTGA
- a CDS encoding PRKRIP1 family protein (predicted protein): MSEPGPESIPTSADPRSKRPVKRRAVTAQSEQASQIESLFRDPAKEIKLPDSSKPRSSGSLPPPPEIVANVQGSSAGAGSGEFHVYKASRRREYERLRMMETEVSREKEDKDWEKQREEARRRDEEKTEKNRKRREKRNAAKNKKKGAGSNGKGPDNMAVDGPTKGALDGDKNEDQNWLADAVEHAETPGVIIHED, translated from the coding sequence ATGTCCGAACCAGGCCCGGAATCGATCCCTACAAGCGCCGATCCGCGTAGCAAGCGGCCCGTCAAACGTCGTGCTGTCACAGCGCAGTCGGAGCAAGCTTCCCAGATCGAATCTCTCTTTCGCGACCCCGCGAAGGAGATTAAGCTCCCCGATTCTTCCAAGCCACGATCATCAGGGTCATTACCTCCGCCACCGGAAATTGTGGCGAATGTCCAGGGTTCTTCTGCTGGTGCCGGTTCAGGAGAATTCCACGTTTATAAGGCCAGTCGCAGGAGGGAATATGAGCGCCTGCGCATGATGGAAACCGAGGTCAgcagggagaaggaggataaaGATTGGGAGAAACAACGAGAGGAGGCAAGGCGGagggatgaagaaaagacggaaaagaaccgaaaaagaagggaaaagaggaacGCGgcaaagaataaaaagaaaggtGCTGGTAGCAATGGTAAGGGACCTGACAACATGGCGGTTGATGGGCCGACGAAAGGGGCACTCGACGGGGATAAGAATGAGGACCAAAACTGGCTAGCAGATGCCGTCGAACATGCGGAAACACCAGGAGTGATAATTCACGAAGATTGA
- a CDS encoding uncharacterized protein (predicted protein), whose amino-acid sequence MSLVSFLAKFMGMDDRLKTANRSFTRSDRVGKPRRSPRKTHRHVKAKKMQEKVESQSPANPLTSPIVTMIVSHEQRVFVAHEEILCRSPLFRSLLKDEFVGDSTNKAVALPDEEPEVLSCVLEFLYKGDYFPRLIRNKDTGSWELENSQNATTHTGGRGSSEATMFHSAVGDIVLRDTVVYCAAEKYGLEGLKSLAIRKQGLQSGIPIDVILRSARYAYDNTPDSEYRLRSHYLAMIIRTRQIFKTSGTMQYEMEMGHKLFFDLFVAMCNHMDDLEEMSNNESPKMA is encoded by the exons ATGTCTCTTGTGTCATTCCTGGCCAAGTTCATGGGCATGGACGATAGGCTGAAAACCGCTAATCGCTCGTTCACTCGAAGCGATCGAGTCGGCAAGCCTAGAAGGTCGCCAAGGAAGACACATAGGCATGtgaaggcgaagaaaatgcaagagaaggtggaaagtCAGTCACCGGCTAA TCCCCTCACGAGCCCTATAGTCACCATGATCGTTAGTCACGAACAACGTGTCTTCGTAGCTCATGAGGAAATCCTGTGCCGCTCGCCTTTATTCCGGTCTCTACTCAAAGACGAGTTTGTCGGGGACAGCACGAATAAGGCAGTGGCTCTGCCAGATGA AGAGCCAGAAGTTTTATCCTGCGTTCTCGAATTCTTGTACAAGGGAGATTATTTCCCGCGCCTGATCCGTAACAAGGACACCGGTTCATGGGAACTCGAGAACAGCCAGAATGCCACCACCCACACCGGTGGCCGCGGGTCGAGCGAAGCGACTATGTTCCACTCCGCTGTAGGCGATATCGTCCTCAGGGACACGGTCGTGTACTGTGCAGCTGAGAAGTATGGACTGGAGGGGCTCAAAAGCCTTGCTATTCGCAAGCAGGGTCTTCAGAGCGGAATCCCCATCGATGTGATTCTACGATCCGCTCGGTATGCCTACGACAACACGCCGGACTCGGAGTATCGACTGCGCTCTCATTACTTGGCTATGATCATTCGGACCCGACAGATTTTCAAGACTAGTGGAACCATGCAGTatgagatggagatgggtcATAAATTGTTTTTCGATCTGTTTGTTGCTATGTGTAACCacatggatgatcttgaggaGATGAG TAACAACGAATCGCCTAAGATGGCCTAA